One stretch of Dyella jiangningensis DNA includes these proteins:
- a CDS encoding MFS transporter, which yields MANPGQPLVSMLQSTTPQVDAQPHAEPAPRETGILAPLGVAAFRRIWTANLLGNLGTWAQSVAVAWVITAAHAGPIMVAMVQVASAAPLVVLSIATGVLADNYDKRTIMLVGQVVEMAGAIFLTALAFLGYLDPLALILAVLWISLGSAITVPAWQSAVGEQVPRPMVTSAVLLNGVNYNVARALGPALGGLMLSVLAPSWVFLVNTLSYVGLLAALWYWRRETPVRSLPPEGIREGMVAALRFTWNSTVTRLAMLRSFMFGFTASVIWALLPLVARDFPDGSAALYGYMLGVLGIGAILGSVSVPALRRWLGTSRLISAAAGTLAVMLVPLAYAQSLLVLMPALCVAGACWIAALTEYNANVQILVPDWVKGRALALYQTALYAGLAIGSFLWGHLAETMSVSGAILTAAIVMAMSTFLLYHSQFPQPDAGGLRLVTRGKTTPPQLTFDHERGDVVMSIEYIIPVEHAGEFVATADALRRLRLRNGGRYWGMFRDVRNEEIWREVLLIESWLQHLRMLDRMTLSDKALIDHVKALHKGEAPPRITLGVSYESIEYGSDVQ from the coding sequence TTGGCGAACCCGGGTCAGCCACTCGTCAGCATGCTGCAGTCGACCACGCCGCAAGTGGATGCCCAGCCGCACGCGGAGCCCGCGCCGCGCGAAACCGGCATCCTGGCGCCACTGGGCGTCGCGGCGTTCAGGCGGATATGGACGGCCAACCTGCTCGGCAACCTGGGCACGTGGGCGCAGTCGGTGGCCGTCGCGTGGGTGATCACCGCCGCGCATGCCGGCCCCATCATGGTGGCGATGGTGCAGGTGGCGTCGGCGGCGCCGCTGGTCGTGCTCTCGATCGCCACTGGCGTGCTGGCGGACAACTACGACAAGCGCACCATCATGCTGGTGGGACAGGTGGTGGAAATGGCCGGCGCCATCTTCCTCACTGCATTGGCCTTCCTGGGCTATCTCGATCCATTGGCGTTGATTCTGGCCGTGCTGTGGATTTCGCTGGGTAGCGCGATCACCGTGCCGGCGTGGCAATCGGCTGTGGGCGAACAGGTGCCGCGGCCGATGGTGACTTCGGCCGTGCTGCTCAACGGCGTCAACTACAACGTCGCGCGAGCGCTAGGGCCTGCGCTGGGTGGTCTGATGCTCAGCGTGCTCGCGCCGAGCTGGGTGTTCCTGGTGAATACGCTGAGCTACGTGGGCCTGCTTGCCGCGCTGTGGTACTGGCGCCGCGAGACGCCCGTGCGCAGCCTGCCGCCGGAAGGCATCCGCGAAGGCATGGTGGCCGCGCTGCGCTTCACCTGGAATTCGACGGTGACGCGACTGGCGATGCTGCGTTCCTTCATGTTCGGCTTTACCGCCAGCGTGATCTGGGCATTGCTGCCGCTGGTGGCTCGCGACTTTCCCGACGGCAGCGCCGCGTTGTACGGGTACATGCTCGGCGTGCTGGGCATCGGTGCGATCCTCGGCAGCGTGTCGGTGCCTGCACTTCGGCGCTGGCTGGGTACCAGTCGCTTGATCAGCGCGGCGGCCGGCACGCTGGCGGTGATGCTGGTGCCGCTGGCTTACGCGCAATCCCTGCTCGTGCTGATGCCGGCCCTGTGCGTGGCGGGCGCGTGCTGGATCGCCGCGCTCACTGAATACAACGCCAACGTGCAGATCCTGGTGCCGGATTGGGTGAAAGGCCGCGCGCTCGCGCTGTATCAGACGGCGCTCTATGCCGGCCTGGCGATCGGTTCCTTCCTGTGGGGACACCTCGCCGAAACCATGAGCGTGTCGGGCGCGATCCTCACGGCGGCGATCGTGATGGCCATGTCCACCTTCCTGCTCTACCACTCGCAGTTTCCGCAGCCCGATGCCGGCGGCCTGCGCCTGGTCACGCGAGGGAAGACGACACCGCCGCAACTGACCTTCGATCACGAACGCGGCGACGTGGTGATGTCCATCGAGTACATCATTCCCGTTGAGCACGCTGGCGAGTTCGTGGCGACTGCCGATGCGCTGCGGCGCCTGCGGCTGCGCAACGGCGGGCGCTACTGGGGCATGTTCCGCGACGTGCGCAACGAGGAGATATGGCGCGAGGTGCTGCTGATCGAGAGCTGGTTGCAGCACCTGCGCATGCTCGATCGCATGACGCTGTCCGACAAGGCGTTGATCGATCACGTGAAGGCGCTGCACAAGGGCGAGGCGCCGCCACGGATCACGCTGGGCGTGAGTTACGAGTCGATCGAGTACGGCAGCGACGTGCAGTGA
- the coq7 gene encoding 2-polyprenyl-3-methyl-6-methoxy-1,4-benzoquinone monooxygenase, with protein sequence MNARTLSPLDRLLAGVERALETVAGAPEAARPSPADTFDEADMDDAERRHAAGLMRINHTGEVCAQALYDGQAALARTEDNRAHLQHAAAEETDHLAWCADRLKELDSRPSLLNPLWYAGSYAIGALAALAGDPVSLGFVVETERQVEAHLEEHLDKLPAQDERSRAVLMQMQADEIRHAHAARERGGVDLPFPIPGLMHLSSMVMKAVAYRV encoded by the coding sequence ATGAACGCACGCACGCTTTCCCCGCTCGACCGCCTGCTTGCCGGCGTCGAGCGCGCACTGGAAACCGTGGCCGGCGCACCAGAAGCCGCTCGCCCCTCGCCGGCCGATACGTTCGACGAAGCCGACATGGACGACGCCGAGCGCCGCCATGCCGCCGGCCTCATGCGCATCAACCATACCGGCGAAGTGTGCGCACAGGCGCTCTACGACGGTCAGGCCGCGCTGGCGCGTACCGAAGACAACCGCGCCCATCTGCAGCACGCCGCCGCCGAGGAAACCGACCACCTGGCCTGGTGCGCCGATCGCCTGAAGGAACTCGACAGCCGCCCCAGCCTGCTCAACCCACTGTGGTACGCCGGCAGCTACGCCATCGGCGCGTTGGCCGCACTGGCTGGTGACCCGGTGAGCCTCGGCTTCGTGGTGGAAACCGAGCGCCAGGTGGAAGCGCACCTGGAAGAACACCTCGACAAGCTGCCCGCGCAGGACGAGCGTTCCCGCGCGGTGCTGATGCAGATGCAAGCCGATGAGATCCGCCACGCCCACGCTGCCCGCGAACGCGGCGGCGTGGACCTGCCCTTCCCGATTCCCGGGCTGATGCATTTGTCGTCGATGGTGATGAAGGCGGTGGCGTACCGGGTTTAG
- a CDS encoding (Fe-S)-binding protein, with protein MALEKPPHTRKQKIAALADQCVQCGLCLPTCPTYGLDGNEAESPRGRIAIAAALARGDAEPTDALRIHLDHCLGCLHCERVCPANVKYGELLVETRAMIGPVKHRPRGLLTLLKQPTLLRLAARLGGATGMAHWKRRLAARLPAQSAWRAALETWPDTSGSPKPEPSAIASSDAITVALFPGCVASIEDADAEASAMMLLRVAGYRVMRLPAFCCGAIDLHGGEMPAADALAERTRETWHASGAAHLVTVTPGCLGTLRRALPGVAVDDPVNLLVARMDRLRFAPLARRIALHLPCTQVNVARNEGSLQKLLRAIPELDLQVVPRAPYCCGAAGTHMLEFPERADRLRDATLGQIATVAPQQLLSSNIGCRLHLAAGMDAEGRRWPHLHPLTLLAQQLEDSP; from the coding sequence ATGGCGCTTGAAAAGCCCCCCCATACTCGAAAACAGAAGATCGCCGCCCTTGCCGACCAGTGCGTGCAATGCGGCCTGTGCCTGCCCACCTGTCCGACCTACGGGCTGGACGGCAATGAAGCGGAGTCTCCGCGCGGGCGCATCGCGATCGCCGCGGCCCTGGCCCGGGGCGACGCCGAGCCCACCGATGCCTTGCGGATCCATCTCGACCATTGCCTCGGCTGCCTCCATTGCGAGCGCGTCTGCCCCGCCAACGTGAAATACGGCGAATTGCTGGTGGAAACACGGGCGATGATCGGCCCCGTGAAGCATCGCCCACGGGGGCTGCTGACCTTGCTGAAGCAGCCCACGCTGCTGCGCCTGGCGGCCCGGCTCGGCGGCGCGACGGGCATGGCGCACTGGAAACGTCGCCTCGCGGCCCGGCTTCCCGCGCAATCCGCCTGGCGGGCAGCGCTGGAGACATGGCCTGACACTTCGGGCTCGCCGAAACCCGAGCCATCGGCCATCGCCTCTTCCGATGCGATCACGGTCGCGCTGTTCCCCGGTTGCGTGGCCAGCATCGAGGATGCCGATGCAGAGGCGTCGGCCATGATGTTGCTTCGCGTCGCGGGCTATCGCGTCATGCGACTGCCGGCCTTCTGCTGCGGCGCCATCGACCTGCATGGCGGAGAGATGCCGGCCGCCGACGCGCTGGCCGAGCGTACGCGGGAAACCTGGCACGCATCAGGCGCTGCGCATCTGGTCACGGTCACGCCGGGCTGCCTCGGCACGTTGCGGCGCGCACTGCCTGGCGTGGCGGTGGACGATCCGGTCAACCTGCTCGTTGCGCGCATGGATCGGCTGCGGTTTGCCCCCCTCGCCCGACGCATCGCGCTGCATCTGCCTTGCACCCAGGTGAATGTCGCGCGCAATGAAGGCTCGCTGCAAAAGCTTTTGCGGGCGATCCCCGAGCTCGACCTGCAGGTGGTGCCGCGCGCGCCCTACTGCTGCGGCGCCGCGGGTACGCACATGCTCGAATTCCCCGAGCGCGCGGATCGCCTGCGCGATGCCACGCTGGGACAGATCGCCACCGTAGCGCCGCAGCAGCTGTTGTCGTCCAATATCGGATGTCGCCTGCATCTTGCCGCAGGCATGGATGCCGAGGGCCGGCGTTGGCCCCACCTGCATCCGTTGACCCTGCTCGCGCAGCAACTGGAGGATTCGCCATGA
- the rplM gene encoding 50S ribosomal protein L13, whose amino-acid sequence MKTFSAKPESVKRDWFVIDATDKTLGRLSTEIARRLRGKHKPEFTPHVDTGDYIVVVNAEKVAVTGAKLDDKMYHRFTGYVGNLKTTSLKDMLATHPERVIEIAVKGMLPKNPLGRAMYRKLKVYGGAEHPHTAQQPQALEI is encoded by the coding sequence ATGAAAACGTTCAGCGCCAAGCCGGAAAGCGTCAAGCGCGATTGGTTCGTGATTGACGCCACGGACAAGACGCTCGGTCGTCTGTCGACCGAGATCGCCCGCCGTCTGCGTGGCAAGCACAAGCCGGAATTCACCCCGCACGTCGACACCGGCGATTACATCGTCGTGGTCAACGCCGAGAAGGTGGCCGTCACGGGTGCCAAGCTGGACGACAAGATGTACCACCGCTTCACCGGCTACGTCGGCAACCTCAAGACCACGAGTCTAAAGGACATGCTGGCGACCCACCCGGAGCGCGTCATCGAAATCGCCGTCAAGGGCATGCTGCCGAAGAACCCGCTCGGTCGCGCGATGTACCGCAAGCTCAAGGTGTACGGCGGCGCCGAACATCCGCATACCGCTCAGCAGCCGCAGGCGCTGGAAATCTAA
- the rpsI gene encoding 30S ribosomal protein S9 translates to MAIQQNYGTGRRKTSAARVFLRKGTGAITVNGKTLDQFFGRETSRMIVRQPLELIEATDKFDVNVTVAGGGITGQAGAIRLGIARALIEYDETLKTQLRKAGFVTRDAREVERKKVGLHKARRATQFSKR, encoded by the coding sequence ATGGCGATCCAGCAGAATTACGGCACCGGCCGCCGCAAGACCTCCGCCGCTCGCGTGTTCCTGCGCAAGGGCACCGGCGCGATCACGGTCAACGGCAAGACCCTCGACCAGTTCTTCGGTCGCGAGACCTCGCGCATGATCGTGCGCCAGCCGCTCGAACTGATCGAAGCCACCGACAAGTTTGACGTCAACGTGACCGTCGCTGGCGGCGGCATCACCGGCCAGGCCGGTGCGATCCGTCTCGGCATCGCTCGCGCGCTGATCGAGTACGACGAAACCCTGAAGACCCAGCTCCGCAAGGCTGGCTTCGTGACCCGCGACGCCCGCGAGGTCGAGCGCAAGAAGGTCGGTCTGCACAAGGCCCGCCGCGCTACCCAGTTCTCGAAGCGCTAA
- the speD gene encoding adenosylmethionine decarboxylase, which produces MVKPLPRLRLQGFNNLTKALSFNIYDICYAVSEEQRQRYIEYIDEQYDADRLTQILTDVAEIIGANILNIARQDYDPQGASVTILISEEPVVEKLGRDTISDAVVAHLDKSHITVHTYPETHPHNGIATFRADIDVATCGVISPLKALNYLIDSFESDIVIADYRVRGFTRDVKGKKHFIDHKINSVQDYLAKHIRQKYEMFDVNVYQENMFHTKMHIKDFDLDTYLFEAHADDLSFKERQRIESLLRREIEELFHGRNLM; this is translated from the coding sequence GTGGTGAAACCGCTTCCGCGCCTGCGTCTGCAGGGCTTCAACAATTTGACCAAGGCACTGAGCTTCAACATCTACGACATCTGCTACGCAGTGTCCGAAGAACAGCGCCAGCGCTACATCGAGTACATCGATGAGCAGTACGACGCCGATCGCCTGACCCAGATCCTGACCGATGTGGCCGAGATCATCGGCGCCAACATCCTCAACATCGCACGCCAGGATTACGATCCGCAAGGTGCCTCCGTGACCATCCTCATTTCCGAGGAGCCGGTGGTGGAGAAGCTTGGCCGCGACACGATCTCCGATGCGGTGGTCGCGCACCTGGACAAGAGCCACATCACCGTCCACACCTACCCGGAGACGCATCCGCACAACGGCATCGCGACCTTCCGTGCGGACATCGACGTGGCCACCTGCGGCGTGATCTCGCCGCTGAAGGCCCTGAACTACCTGATCGACAGCTTCGAGTCGGACATCGTCATCGCCGACTACCGTGTGCGCGGCTTCACCCGCGACGTGAAGGGCAAGAAGCACTTCATCGACCACAAGATCAACTCGGTGCAGGACTACCTGGCCAAGCACATCCGCCAGAAGTACGAGATGTTCGACGTGAACGTGTATCAGGAGAACATGTTCCACACGAAGATGCACATCAAGGATTTCGACCTTGATACCTACCTCTTCGAGGCGCATGCCGACGACCTCTCGTTCAAGGAGCGCCAGCGCATCGAGTCGCTGCTGCGCCGGGAGATCGAGGAGCTGTTCCACGGCCGCAACCTGATGTGA
- the rpiA gene encoding ribose-5-phosphate isomerase RpiA → MSTNEKRQAGEAAIRYVEDGAIVGVGTGSTVAYFIDALADLKDRIQGAVSSSEQSTAHLKRVGIPVLDLNATGKLTLYVDGADECDPHKHLIKGGGAALTREKVIAEASDQFVCIIDSSKLVNLLGKFPLPIEVIPMARSLVGREIVKRGGNPVWRDGVVTDNGNWVIDVHGWQIADPVGLENDLNQIPGIVTVGLFARRPANVVLVGDKVL, encoded by the coding sequence ATGAGCACCAACGAAAAACGCCAGGCCGGCGAAGCCGCCATCCGCTACGTGGAGGACGGCGCCATCGTCGGCGTCGGCACCGGTTCCACCGTCGCCTACTTCATCGACGCGCTGGCCGATCTCAAGGATCGCATCCAGGGCGCCGTGTCGAGTTCGGAACAGTCCACCGCCCACCTCAAGCGCGTGGGCATTCCCGTGCTCGACCTCAACGCCACGGGCAAGCTCACGCTTTACGTGGATGGCGCCGACGAGTGCGACCCGCACAAGCACCTGATCAAGGGCGGCGGCGCGGCGCTCACGCGCGAGAAGGTCATCGCCGAGGCCAGCGACCAGTTCGTCTGCATCATCGATTCCAGCAAGCTGGTGAACCTGCTCGGGAAGTTCCCGTTGCCGATCGAAGTGATCCCCATGGCGCGCAGCCTGGTGGGGCGCGAGATCGTCAAGCGCGGCGGCAACCCGGTGTGGCGCGATGGCGTGGTGACCGACAACGGCAACTGGGTCATCGACGTGCACGGCTGGCAGATCGCCGATCCGGTGGGCCTCGAAAACGACCTCAACCAGATTCCCGGCATCGTGACGGTGGGCCTGTTCGCACGCCGTCCCGCCAATGTAGTGCTGGTCGGCGACAAGGTGCTTTAA
- the crp gene encoding cAMP-activated global transcriptional regulator CRP — protein sequence MAQLKYQLQQAFERSQAPASFAPDPASMERFLALCHRRRYPGKTAIIRPGDPANTLYYIVDGSLAVCTEDEQGRELILAYLSRGQFIGEMGLFVEQAQRESMVRTRTACEMAEISYERLFQLMEGPLREECPKILFAIGSQLTHRLLRTSRQVSRMAFMDVTNRISKTLLDLCQEPDAMTHPDGTQIRISRQEVSRIVGCSREMVGRVLKQLEEQRMIDVAGKTIVVRGTR from the coding sequence GTGGCGCAACTCAAATACCAGCTACAGCAAGCTTTCGAACGTTCCCAGGCACCGGCCAGCTTTGCGCCGGATCCGGCCTCGATGGAGCGCTTCCTGGCGCTTTGCCACCGGCGCCGCTACCCGGGCAAGACGGCCATCATCCGGCCCGGCGACCCGGCGAACACCCTGTACTACATCGTCGATGGCTCGCTGGCCGTTTGCACGGAAGATGAACAGGGACGCGAGCTGATCCTGGCCTACCTGAGCCGCGGCCAGTTCATCGGCGAGATGGGCCTGTTCGTCGAGCAGGCGCAGCGCGAGTCGATGGTGCGCACCCGCACTGCCTGCGAAATGGCCGAAATCAGCTACGAGCGCCTGTTCCAGCTGATGGAAGGCCCGCTGCGCGAGGAATGCCCGAAGATCCTGTTCGCGATCGGCTCCCAGCTCACGCACCGCCTGCTGCGCACCTCGCGCCAGGTGAGCCGCATGGCCTTCATGGACGTGACCAACCGCATCTCCAAGACCCTGCTGGACCTGTGCCAGGAGCCGGATGCGATGACCCATCCCGACGGCACCCAGATCCGCATTTCGCGCCAGGAAGTGAGCCGCATCGTGGGCTGTTCCCGCGAAATGGTTGGCCGCGTGCTCAAGCAGCTGGAAGAACAGCGCATGATCGACGTGGCCGGCAAGA
- a CDS encoding 5-formyltetrahydrofolate cyclo-ligase produces the protein MDAQRRELRRQLAEQRRALTPPQRIAAAQGLRRSLEQLPEYLTDARVAGYWACDGELPLNLVIPPLATRGQQFLLPVIGPNRQLRFAPWQSGEDVQPNRHGIPEPASPRELLEPFQLDLVLVPLLAFDRRGNRLGTGGGYYDRAFAFLNEQVRPTEPLLVGVAYGFQELPEIAEEPWDVPLDFIATDRELIDCHATGEDGEAHA, from the coding sequence GTGGACGCCCAGCGACGCGAACTACGCCGGCAACTGGCCGAACAGCGCCGCGCCCTGACGCCGCCGCAGCGCATCGCCGCCGCACAGGGCCTGCGCCGTAGCCTCGAACAGCTGCCCGAGTACCTTACCGACGCTCGCGTGGCCGGCTATTGGGCCTGCGACGGCGAGTTGCCGCTGAACCTGGTCATCCCACCCCTGGCCACGCGCGGCCAGCAGTTCCTGCTGCCGGTGATCGGTCCCAACCGCCAGCTGCGCTTCGCTCCCTGGCAATCGGGCGAGGACGTACAGCCCAACCGCCACGGCATTCCTGAACCGGCATCGCCCCGCGAATTGCTGGAGCCGTTCCAGCTCGATCTGGTGCTGGTACCGCTGCTGGCCTTCGACCGCCGCGGCAACCGCCTGGGCACGGGCGGCGGTTACTACGATCGCGCCTTCGCCTTTCTCAACGAGCAGGTCCGCCCGACCGAGCCCTTGCTGGTGGGTGTTGCCTATGGCTTCCAGGAGCTGCCGGAAATCGCCGAGGAGCCTTGGGACGTGCCGCTGGATTTCATCGCCACCGACCGCGAACTGATCGACTGCCACGCCACCGGCGAGGATGGAGAAGCCCACGCATGA
- a CDS encoding GYF domain-containing protein: protein MPWIASRARYTPSAPIDRTSPHDIASARACRGELINRNEERDMSDGEKVWVAQNGERSGPFPESDVRQWLTEGRYDAQTLAWRKGMAEWAPLFSLFPERPAAATPPAPPPAAVFEAADRPAFTHVLDEPTSAYRPPAEAPDTDLPPAPSMHWGVVLLLGIVTLGIFTLVWPFIQANWVRKIDSDSKATLWLGIGVGCLVVGEGMSIGNPGSAFGGLLTLAYVVLFITAYFAMAGSIRRALGAYGLPVEIGGVTLFFFNTLYLQGQLRWISRWQQTGTSQPKAPKGVFWLLWLPVVLLAILAAIAVPAYQDYVHRAQAMQQQQSE, encoded by the coding sequence ATGCCTTGGATCGCAAGCCGCGCGCGGTACACGCCGTCGGCGCCGATCGATCGCACCTCGCCCCACGACATTGCATCCGCCCGTGCCTGCAGGGGCGAATTGATCAACCGCAACGAGGAAAGGGATATGTCCGACGGCGAGAAGGTATGGGTGGCGCAAAACGGCGAGCGCAGCGGTCCGTTTCCCGAGAGCGACGTGCGTCAATGGCTGACCGAGGGCCGCTACGACGCGCAGACGCTGGCCTGGCGCAAGGGCATGGCGGAATGGGCACCATTGTTCTCGCTGTTCCCCGAGCGGCCCGCCGCGGCCACACCGCCTGCTCCACCACCGGCCGCCGTGTTCGAGGCCGCCGATCGCCCCGCGTTCACCCACGTACTGGACGAACCGACCTCGGCTTATCGGCCACCCGCCGAAGCACCGGACACCGACCTGCCACCGGCGCCCTCCATGCATTGGGGCGTCGTGCTGCTGCTCGGCATCGTCACGCTGGGCATCTTCACGTTGGTATGGCCATTCATCCAGGCCAACTGGGTGCGCAAGATCGACAGCGACAGCAAGGCGACACTGTGGCTGGGCATCGGCGTGGGCTGCCTGGTGGTGGGTGAAGGCATGTCGATCGGCAACCCGGGCTCCGCCTTCGGCGGCCTGCTCACCCTGGCGTACGTCGTGCTGTTCATCACGGCCTATTTCGCCATGGCCGGTTCGATCCGTCGCGCGCTGGGCGCGTATGGCCTGCCCGTGGAAATCGGCGGCGTCACGCTGTTCTTCTTCAACACGCTCTATCTGCAGGGCCAGCTCCGCTGGATCTCGCGCTGGCAGCAGACCGGCACCAGCCAGCCCAAGGCGCCCAAGGGCGTGTTCTGGCTGCTGTGGTTGCCGGTGGTCCTGCTGGCGATACTGGCGGCGATCGCCGTTCCCGCCTACCAGGACTACGTGCATCGCGCGCAGGCCATGCAACAGCAGCAGAGCGAATAA
- a CDS encoding EVE domain-containing protein translates to MTKRPVHHWLMKSEPDAFSIDDLKRKGQEAWDGVRNYQARNFMRDGMRIGDKVFFYHSNCDEPGIVGVAEVATDAYPDPSQFDPKSKYFDPSASRDNPRWMLVEVKFVKKLKRTITLKELQADPALVEMPLVRKGNRLSVMPVGAPEWKHILAME, encoded by the coding sequence ATGACTAAGCGCCCTGTGCATCATTGGCTGATGAAGTCCGAGCCGGACGCGTTCTCCATCGATGATCTCAAGCGCAAGGGCCAGGAAGCCTGGGACGGCGTGCGCAATTACCAGGCGCGCAACTTCATGCGCGACGGCATGCGCATCGGCGACAAGGTGTTCTTCTACCATTCCAACTGCGACGAGCCCGGCATCGTGGGCGTCGCTGAAGTCGCCACGGACGCCTATCCCGATCCCTCCCAGTTCGATCCCAAGAGCAAGTACTTCGACCCCTCCGCATCGCGTGACAATCCGCGCTGGATGCTGGTGGAAGTGAAGTTCGTGAAGAAGCTCAAGCGCACCATCACGCTGAAGGAATTGCAGGCGGATCCGGCGCTGGTCGAGATGCCGCTGGTGCGCAAGGGCAACCGCCTGTCGGTGATGCCGGTGGGCGCGCCCGAGTGGAAGCACATCCTGGCGATGGAATAA
- a CDS encoding DUF6326 family protein, whose protein sequence is MAKSPSLEDIKVPVRLKLSALWASLMFCYIYGDYFGLYQPGNLRDMLNGQMGPLGPTTQGVLLGTAALMAIPSLMVFLSLALPVMLSRWFNLVLGVAYAVIILVSMPGAWAFYQFLGVIEAVLSLLIAWQAWRWPRVGQPSGV, encoded by the coding sequence ATGGCCAAATCGCCTTCGCTTGAAGACATCAAGGTGCCCGTCCGGCTGAAGCTCTCCGCGCTGTGGGCCAGCCTGATGTTCTGCTACATCTACGGCGACTATTTCGGGCTCTACCAGCCTGGCAACCTGCGGGACATGCTGAACGGGCAGATGGGCCCGCTGGGCCCGACCACGCAGGGCGTCCTGCTGGGCACGGCGGCACTCATGGCGATTCCCAGCCTGATGGTCTTTCTTTCGCTCGCGCTGCCGGTGATGTTGAGCCGGTGGTTCAACCTCGTGCTGGGTGTGGCCTACGCCGTCATCATCCTGGTCTCGATGCCGGGCGCGTGGGCGTTCTATCAGTTCCTCGGTGTGATCGAGGCGGTGTTGTCGTTGCTCATCGCGTGGCAGGCATGGCGATGGCCACGCGTCGGTCAGCCATCCGGCGTGTAG
- a CDS encoding DUF4386 domain-containing protein, with translation MNAESRLARVAGLLYLVVVLTGLFSLAYVPSKLVVHGDPQATLERMVVSETLLRYGVASFLVEQVAFLFLAFALYRLLRAVDQIAAAIMVMLVVASVPLALMSVVERLNLLSLLDRSDVTHASDQLLALARSSFDAYSHGLLVTSVFWGLWLFPFGFLIMRSRLLPRVLGVFLMIGCAGYVVDVLCSIVLPGYGDMAMSNYMTLPAAIGEIGSCLWLLVVGVRRTSTLPLPPSHPL, from the coding sequence ATGAATGCGGAATCACGGTTGGCCCGTGTGGCCGGCTTGCTCTATCTGGTTGTGGTGCTCACGGGCCTGTTCAGTCTGGCCTACGTGCCGTCCAAGCTGGTGGTGCACGGCGATCCGCAGGCGACGCTCGAACGCATGGTGGTGTCGGAGACGCTGCTGCGATATGGCGTGGCGAGCTTCCTGGTCGAGCAGGTGGCGTTTCTGTTCCTGGCCTTCGCGCTCTATCGTCTGTTGCGCGCAGTCGACCAGATCGCGGCTGCGATCATGGTGATGCTGGTCGTTGCCAGCGTGCCGCTCGCCTTGATGAGTGTGGTGGAGCGGTTGAACCTGCTTTCGCTGCTCGATCGCAGTGATGTCACGCATGCTTCCGATCAACTGCTGGCGCTCGCGCGATCGTCATTCGATGCGTACAGCCACGGGCTGCTGGTCACGAGCGTGTTCTGGGGATTGTGGCTGTTCCCCTTTGGCTTCCTGATCATGCGCTCCCGCCTCTTGCCGCGAGTCCTCGGCGTATTCCTGATGATCGGCTGTGCGGGGTATGTCGTCGACGTGTTGTGCAGCATCGTGCTTCCCGGTTATGGCGACATGGCCATGTCCAACTACATGACGTTGCCCGCGGCGATCGGTGAAATCGGCAGCTGCCTATGGCTGCTGGTCGTGGGCGTTCGTCGCACGAGTACGCTGCCGCTTCCGCCTTCCCATCCCCTCTGA
- a CDS encoding cell division protein ZapA — protein sequence MSNTASEPVALRLVDREFLIACAPEEREGLLESAAYLDRKMRELRANAKAPGFDRLAVLAAISVTHEFLALRKQHGGSDQGVADGLAALRQKLEAALDAHIK from the coding sequence GTGAGCAACACCGCCAGCGAACCGGTCGCCCTGCGCCTGGTCGATCGCGAATTCCTCATCGCCTGCGCGCCGGAAGAACGCGAGGGCCTGCTGGAATCGGCCGCCTACCTCGATCGCAAGATGCGCGAATTGCGTGCCAACGCCAAGGCGCCGGGCTTCGACCGCCTGGCTGTACTGGCCGCCATCAGCGTCACGCACGAATTCCTCGCCCTGCGCAAGCAGCACGGCGGATCTGACCAGGGCGTGGCTGACGGGCTGGCCGCTTTGCGACAGAAGCTTGAAGCGGCACTGGACGCCCACATAAAATAG
- a CDS encoding TIGR02449 family protein, giving the protein MSAPESVKPDPVKRELTALGEQVDRLLDTVRRLTEENRSLRHSQEQLASERAGLMARNEQARSRVEAMIQRLKALENNG; this is encoded by the coding sequence ATGAGCGCGCCTGAATCCGTCAAGCCAGACCCCGTCAAACGAGAGCTGACTGCCCTCGGCGAACAGGTCGATCGCCTGCTCGACACCGTGCGCCGTCTCACCGAGGAAAACCGCAGCCTGCGACACAGCCAGGAACAACTGGCGAGTGAACGCGCGGGCCTGATGGCGCGCAACGAACAGGCGCGCAGCCGCGTCGAAGCGATGATCCAGCGACTGAAGGCGCTCGAAAACAATGGCTGA